In Pseudophryne corroboree isolate aPseCor3 chromosome 3, aPseCor3.hap2, whole genome shotgun sequence, a genomic segment contains:
- the LOC135055100 gene encoding pulmonary surfactant-associated protein D-like, with translation MLALQALCILLCVPLVLSGTQICSDPDNNAYSIITCGAPGKDGLPGKDGTNGLKGEKGEQGLTGPAGLPGIAGPPGLRGEQGPSGPKGEKGDSGTSALEALRKQVLTLNGQVNALQSQLTQQKKAFTFFKGGANAGEKIYVSNGGQTDFIDAKSVCSKAGGQLASPRNTAENQAVLSIRSQYEVHAYLGITDIQAEGTFRYLTGERITYSNWATGEPNNVQGVEHCAEMYDTGKWNDKNCSEKRLVICEFN, from the exons ATGCTAGCTCTCCAGGCTCTCTGTATCTTGCTCTGTGTGCCCTTGGTGTTATCTGGTACCCAGATATGTAGTGACCCAGACAACAATGCCTATTCCATCATTACATGTGGTGCCCCTGGAAAAGATGGCCTACCAGGCAAGGATGGTACAAATGGACTTAAAGGAGAAAAAGGAGAACAAG GATTAACCGGCCCAGCTGGACTACCAGGGATTGCTGGACCTCCTGGACTAAGAGGAGAACAGGGTCCCTCAGGCCCAAAAGGAGAAAAAGGGGACAGTGGAACTTCAG CACTGGAAGCTCTCAGAAAACAAGTATTAACTTTGAATGGACAAGTAAATGCACTGCAGTCACAGTTAACACAACAGAAGAAAG ctTTTACCTTTTTCAAAGGAGGAGCAAATGCTGGAGAAAAAATCTATGTCTCAAATGGCGGACAAACTGATTTTATTGATGCAAAGTCAGTTTGTTCTAAAGCAGGAGGTCAGCTGGCGTCACCAAGGAATACTGCTGAGAACCAGGCTGTGTTATCCATACGCTCACAGTATGAGGTTCATGCATATCTGGGTATAACTGATATACAGGCAGAGGGCACTTTTAGGTACCTAACTGGTGAAAGAATTACCTACTCAAACTGGGCTACAGGCGAACCAAATAATGTCCAAGGAGTAGAGCATTGTGCAGAAATGTATGACACTGGAAAATGGAATGATAAGAATTGTTCTGAAAAACGTCTTGTCATTTGTGAGTTTAATTAA